The genome window ctcgcACTGCGGTTAATCAAAATTAACTAGTTTTGTGGCTCATTTCCACTCGAAATGACCTTAGTCTCTTAACgtttagaaaataattaacttataaagttataaatgttAAGTTTGTCGTGTTCAAGTTgccaatttaaatatttaaaacggTTCTAATATTTACCTCAGAGTTAGCTGCTGCTTTAGCTCACGCGCGCAAACAGGACGATAAATTACACAACAGTGAAGCAGGAACGTTATAAAAacttcaaaatataaaacattacaactCTATAATGATAATTAACATCACACATGAAAACCACTATATTAAAGTGACgaacaaaatatacatttttgcttTCCTTTACCTCAGCGTGAAGTGGCAGTTGGCCGTTATGATCGAATTGATACCCCACTAATACGAGCCACCCCTGTTTCCTCTGATCCTCCTTTAACTCACTCTAGTATGTATAAAATACAGTTCACATGTAAAAGACTGAAAGCTGTTGGATTCACAGAAATCTCAAAGTTTAAAGGATTGAGTTACTTGTGTGGGTAAGGGTAAATTTCTTAATCACAGCTGTTTATGCATTATGAGCTGTGTGGATGATTATTAACTACAGTTAAAGTTTCCCTCTTGTTCTGCTGAgcattagatagatagatagatagatagatagatagactttattgatcctgcTGGGGAAATCATGTTACAGCAGcataaagaataacaataaaattaaaagcagaATTGCAGATctacaaaaaacacactgaaaatattatataaagttGTGTACAACATCAACAAgagtaaaagtaataaatattaaagaaaagatGAGCAAAAAACAGGTGTGCAAAAATGACAGTGaataatatatacaacatatgtataacataaacagtatatacagaTGGTTGTGCAGAAATGTGTTCACATATCACACAGAGATGACctgttgtacagtgttaaaAATTAACATCATCATGTGCcgctataaactgataaaaagccTGTATGATGAGTGTTGGCtggttaaatattttcttacCTTTCTGACCTGATTAACACTGAGTGAAGACAAAAGTCAATTTTaattgacattttttaaaaaatcagatgaATACatctgaaattacattttaattcttATAACTGACTGAAGCAACAAATCGGATAGAGTGTATAATAGtctacacagaaacagaaatatgattaataatttCTGTTAAGTAAAAGAGAGGTGCTATCTGGTTCAGAGGAAGGCGGGAGCAGCAATGGACGAAGAGAGGAACTGCAGGATGGTATGAAGTGAATGGAGGTTGAGGTGGAATGGAGAGAATGAGGAAGTATCTGTCAAGAATGAGGTGATGGTCCTAGTAGGAGACAAGACAATGGTTTATGACCTGAGTGAAGAGGCCCAACATCACAGTCATACATTAAAATCCTTTTATTCCAGGACAAGTCTTAGTGCAAGTTTGACAACATTTGATAAATcttttttatattcacacaGGACTGGAAAAAGCTGTTAACATATAATGCTGTTCTCACACTAACATGACTACTGAAGAAGTGTTTAATCTTCTCTCTGTCAGGATTATATAGAGGAGGTGGATGCAAGTGTAGATTTCTATTTTAATGACAAACAAATGATACAGACAGCACAAACTTATACACCAAAACATGAATTATGGTTTTGAGGTAAAGACATACACGGACAAGGAAGCACAACATGACAACAAAAGACAAATGCTAGACAAGTGCTGTGCAAGGCGTGACTCTTATACTAGTGCTGATTAATCCCAAAATGTGAAACAGGTGCaagcagtcatgtgacatgaccAGTGAGGTGCAGTCACTGATGGGAATCGTAGTCATGCACCGGCTTCAGTGTAACCATGACACTCTCTTTATTTGATCTattagaaaacacaaaaactccTGATGTCACATTAACAACTTTAATAGGTATATCACATTACACCATTACAGTCATGGAGGTTATCTACACTCTCCTTATTTAAAGCTCCACCCACTCTCTCCGTCACACTATAAAAACAGAAGCTCAAAGTTcattcaaagtaaaaaaaaactgttctctgagtctctctctcctctctctctctctctctctctctctctctctctctctctttgcctcagtgttatttttttgttgttttttttgcaggaaAATGGCTGAGGCCAGTATTTCAGTAGATCAGGAccagttcagctgtccagtctgtctggatctcctgaaggaTCCGGTGACTCTCCcctgtggtcacagtttctgtaaggtgtgtattaatggctgctgggatcaggaggatcagaagggtgtctacagctgtcctcagtgcagagacactttcactcccaggcctgttctacgcagaaacaacatgctggctgaagtggtggagaaactgaagaagaagactgaactccaagctgcttctcctgctcactgttacgctggacctggagatgtggagtgtgatttctgtaccgggagaaaatgcaaagctgtcaagtcctgtctgatgtgtctgGCTTCTTACTGTGAAATTCATCTTAACTCACATCTAGAACATCCTGctttgaaaaaacacacattaattaaaGCTTCTGCAAAActacaagagaagatctgctctcaacataacaagctgattgagatctactgtcgtactgatcaaacctgcatctgttatttgtgtatGACGGATAATCACAAAGGTCACGACACCGTCACAGCCACAGCAGAAAGAGCTGAGAAAGAGGTGAGAATGAGAAAGCTTtccaaatttaaataattttaatgatacTTTCCTGTTTTCCTTCTAGAAACAGGTGCTTAATTCAGTTATAtgatttaaactttaatttcaATTTGTGTATCAATCAGAAGGATTGTGTAAAAGCTCATTAAAATTGTATGTATTCTGgttaacagatttaaatttatccTCAGTGATCATTGTAATCTGGTCAGATCAGCTAGTGAACATTTTAGCAAACACCAAACTATGACAGTGCGAggcaggtgaacacacacacacacacagaggggggagagagagagagagagagagagaatgaatgaattgaggtacagcaaacataaataaaactgttacagtaagctccactcttctgggaaggctttccactagattttggagtgtggctgtggggatttgtgtttattcagatacaagagctttagtgaggtcaggcgctgatgttgggtgaggaggtctggggtgcagttcgtgttccagttcatcccaaaggtgttcagtggggttgaggtcagggctctgtgcaggacactcgagttcttccactccaacctcaacacaccatgtcttcatggagctccctttgtgcacaggggcattgtcatgctggaacaggtttgggcctcttagttctagtgaagggaaattgtaatgctacagaatacaaagacattctatacaattgtgtgcttcaaactttgtgtaacaatttggggaagaaccacatatgggtgtgatggtcgggtGTGTACACACTTTTTATGATATACTGTagcaaaaataaagcaaaaagaaaaaaaattacaaaacatgTGAGTTACTTCACATAAGATGTGAGCATGACTGGGCACTGAAACAGGCTCAAATCAGTACTTAAACATGTCCTAAACATGACACAGCTGCAGAACACTGAGGAGACTGAAGACAGGAGCTGAACATGATCTTGAATTCCTCAGGACTTCAGATTCTCTCTGGCAGGCATCCAAGACATCACACCTTCAtccagtttttcctttttttttttttttttcactcctctGCCCCAACTCCTATCCATGTCACATACAAGAATCTACAGAGTTCACCCACATCTAGCATTCATACACTGGGCTAATCTTCCATCTGCCAGCTAACTGGACTCAGAGAACAGAGAATCCTGTCATAACAAAAAACCCATGACATGAAATCTACAGAatgtttactgtaaaaacatAACTGAGAATTTACTGTATACCAATGTATATGATTTTTATGGACTTCATTAGTATCACTCAGAGTTAAGCTTGTTTGTGACAATttttactgttaaaagcacAATGCAGATAAatttgaattaaactgaatttagCAGCAGTTGTTTTGGTAATCAGTCTGGCCTTTTCCACCAGCCAAATACTCaatttttactctttattttgCCACTCACCATAAGCAGCATGGAAGTTATTTCTAGCtagtaacactacaaaatgcagTAACCATATAGAAATTCTACAACACTGTGCTGCCAGGTGATTAGGTATTGTGATGTGGGAACTAATAAAGATGAATGTACTTTATAAAGAGCTGAAAATAATTGATGTGTCTTCAGAATGAGTTAAAGGaagagcagatgaaatcccagcagagaatccaggagaagcagaagaaggtgcaggagctgaaacaggctgtgagcactataaaggtgagcagtgagcagagacagagctgctcctagaaacacacacaacatggacaatGAGTCTTTTAGAGTCCCAGTAAGAGAGGGAATAATAGATGAGCTTTAAATATTGTGTTTGTCTCCTAACAGTTCactgcacagacagcagtggaggacagtgagatTATCTtcactgagctgatcagctccatggagaaaaagcgctcagaggtgacggagctgatcagagctcaggagaaggctgaactgagtcgagctgaacgactcctggagcaactggagcaggagattgctgatcttcagaggagagtcactgatctggagcagctttcacacacacacgatcacatccatttcctccaggtaacactcactgtctgatttACAGAGCCAgctgttcctcacacactctctaaaacaCTTCTCGTtaaagcaacaataaatgtccctgtctgacatcacaagtgtgtctggtgttatcctgagatcaggtgacttcacagtttattactgtttgttattgtttagtgCTGTTTAGCTTCTCTTTAACTCGGCTTCAGTTCTTAGCTAAGTTCAGTAATATTAGTTTGTGGACTTGTGATCGAGCAGCTATGACTTCATTTGTCTGGTGTGTTTATCGACAGTTGAGCAATGAAGGATTACAGTAGCCACCAACACTGACTAATGTATCTACAGTTTTCCTATATCTATGGCTATGACATTAAAAACTGATGGCATATAAGGAAGAGTCATAATGCTTCTatgatgtatttgtgtaatgcatgctgggtaatgtaGTGAACACTGATAGATATAAATATGATCACtaaaaaatcatgaattctgctaaagcactgaaactgacagatgCAACACTGTGCTACAAAATCCttattcttttatataaatgtaactgcAGGAAAATTTGTTTACACAAGCTGTTCTAAATTTAATTTGCTTTCTGTAGGCTTTAGCTTCTGGACGTCACTCTCCCCCATGGGACAGACCAACGTTTCACACGTCCaacatcactgtccatcaacatctctcatttgatggagtgaggaattcTCTCTCAGAACTGAAGAAGAGACTTGAGGAATTCTGTGAGGAGGAATTCAACAAAATCCCTCCACATGGTAAGAGGAGCTGTTGCTGCTGGAGAAACACAATGACGGACGTCTTTACTTGCTCTGTGAAGTGTTATTTTTTAGCAATGCTCctaaaatactgatttaaaatgaataaactgactATCACTTTAAACTATTTCTATCTCTTACACAACCTGATGATGCTTTTTatcttcatttccatttttctttccacagctgcagcagttcagatCATTTTACTACCAGAGagcagagaagattttctgaaatgtatgtgtaaaacacacacacatacacacacctatacctgtttttattctttgtgGGGACCCCCCTTTCCAAAGGTCcaacagacaaaaagaaaatgtcagtaAATCATAATCTCATTGCAAATTCCCAATCCGACATAAAAAAATTCTGGCCTGACACAGTGGTCACTTGTAGGACCTATTTCCAGTATTTAGTATATGTGAGGTctaccctcacacacaccagctgttttcattccttgtggggaccaaatgCACTTTAAgtaataagaaattaaaaatattgtttccATTGATTCTAACAAAATTAATAACCCAGAATGACGTTTACCTTCTAAACAACTTTTACTGGTTGACTGAATAGCAAATGTAACAGCAGGTCTGCAtataaaagcagaaacagaCATCATTTTAATCTACAAACACAATTCTTACCTTAGAAACAGGcatgttaaacagattttttgtattttatttaaatcctAAGCAGATCCAGGTCAAtgttcaattaatgttcacatcaaacatcagcatgaagaaaaagtgtgatctctgtgactttaaccgttgcatggttgttggtgccagatgggctggtttgagtatttcagaaactgctgatctcatgggattttcacacacaacagtctctagagtttacacagaatggtgtgaaaaacaaagaacattgagtttttcctgattctgatgtttgatgtgaacattaactgaaggtcttgacctggatctgcatgattttatgcattatgctgctgccacatgattggctgattggataactgcataaatgagcaggtgtacaggtgttcctattaaagtggacagtgagtgtaaagAACCTCTAGCA of Pangasianodon hypophthalmus isolate fPanHyp1 chromosome 30, fPanHyp1.pri, whole genome shotgun sequence contains these proteins:
- the LOC128317849 gene encoding tripartite motif-containing protein 16-like, whose product is MAEASISVDQDQFSCPVCLDLLKDPVTLPCGHSFCKVCINGCWDQEDQKGVYSCPQCRDTFTPRPVLRRNNMLAEVVEKLKKKTELQAASPAHCYAGPGDVECDFCTGRKCKAVKSCLMCLASYCEIHLNSHLEHPALKKHTLIKASAKLQEKICSQHNKLIEIYCRTDQTCICYLCMTDNHKGHDTVTATAERAEKENELKEEQMKSQQRIQEKQKKVQELKQAVSTIKFTAQTAVEDSEIIFTELISSMEKKRSEVTELIRAQEKAELSRAERLLEQLEQEIADLQRRVTDLEQLSHTHDHIHFLQALASGRHSPPWDRPTFHTSNITVHQHLSFDGVRNSLSELKKRLEEFCEEEFNKIPPHAAAVQIILLPESREDFLKYFCYLTLDPNTVHRKLILSEKNRAVRYSVKEQQYSDHPERFASWYQVLCKESVCGRCYWEVDWSSDGGVFISVSYKDISRKGRGNECVFGYNNQSWSLRCSSSSSLCFYHNNIKAELGVPSSSRIGVYVDHSAGTLSYYSVSDTMKLLHRVHTTFTQPLYAGFGFYSFSAVKLCDPK